From a region of the Lactuca sativa cultivar Salinas chromosome 4, Lsat_Salinas_v11, whole genome shotgun sequence genome:
- the LOC111878476 gene encoding membrane-associated 30 kDa protein, chloroplastic-like yields the protein MGFHFRTASCCSLFASKLTESGNLVYNAREGAKRPKDEPQLALSKGDEDLAREALKRRKSYAENAASLRTQLDQQKGVMDNLVNNTRILESKIQEAKSKKDTLKARAQSAKTATKVSEMLGNVNTSSALSAFEKMEEKVMTMESQAEALNQLTTDDLEGRYFAMLESSSVDDDLASLKNELSGKVFYFQNVQTNLQSLFVDGAYIENAKSLYCGV from the exons ATGGGATTTCACTTTAGAACAGCTTCATGTTGCTCTTTGTTTGCTTCAAAACTCACCGAATCTGGAAATCTTGTATATAATGCACGTGAAGGTG CCAAGAGACCAAAAGATGAGCCACAACTTGCTCTTAGTAAGGGAGATGAAGATCTTGCACGTGAAGCTTTAAAGAGGCGTAAATCTTATGCT GAGAATGCAGCTTCTTTGAGGACTCAACTTGATCAACAGAAAGGTGTTATGGATAATCTTGTGAATAACACTCGG ATTCTAGAAAGCAAGATACAAGAGGCTAAGTCAAAGAAAGATACTCTCAAAGCACGTGCACAATCTGCAAA AACTGCAACAAAAGTAAGTGAAATGTTGGGGAATGTAAATACAAGCAGTGCTCTTTCAGCATTtgagaagatggaagaaaaag TTATGACCATGGAGTCTCAGGCAGAAGCTCTTAATCAGCTAACTACTGATGATCTTGAAGGAAGGTAT TTTGCAATGCTAGAGAGCTCATCAGTTGATGATGATCTTGCAAGCTTAAAAAATGAGCTATCTGGAAAAGTCTTTTACTTTCAAAATGTCCAAACTAATCTACAATCTCTATTTGTAGATGGAGCTTATATCGAAAATGCGAAATCCCTTTATTGTGGAGTATAA